From Macaca mulatta isolate MMU2019108-1 chromosome 1, T2T-MMU8v2.0, whole genome shotgun sequence, the proteins below share one genomic window:
- the BCL9 gene encoding B-cell CLL/lymphoma 9 protein isoform X4, whose product MHSSNPKVRNSPSGNTQSSPKSKQEVMVRPPTVMSPSGNPQLDSKFSNQECNSADHIKSQDSQHTPHSMTPSNATAPRSSTPSHGQTTAPEPTPAQKTPAKVVYVFSTEMANKAAEAVLKGQVETIVSFHIQNVSNSKTERSTAPLNTQISALRNDPKPLPQQPPAPANQDQNSSQNTRLQPTPPIPAPAPKPAAPPRPLDRESPGVENKLIPSVGSPASSTPLPPDGTGPNSTPNNRAVTPVSQGSNSSSADPKAPPPPPVSSGEPPTLGENPDGLSQEQLEHRERSLQTLRDIQRMLFPDEKEFTGAQSGGPQQNPGVLDGPQKKPEGPIQAMMAQSQSLGKGPGPRTDVGAPFGPQGHRDVPFSPDEMVPPSMNSQSGTIGPDHLDHMTPEQIAWLKLQQEFYEEKRRKQEQVVVQQCSLQDMMVHQHGPRGVVRGPPPPYQMTPSEGWAPGGAEPFSDGINMPHSLPPRGMAPHPNMPGSQMRLPGFAGMINSEMEGPNVPNPASRPGLSGVSWPDDVPKIPDGRNFPPGQGVFSGPGRGERFPNPQGLSEEMFQQQLAEKQLGLPPGMAMEGIRPSMEMNRMIPGSQRHMEPGNNPIFPRIPVEGPLSPSRGDFPKGMPPQMGPGRELEFGMVPSGMKGDVNLNVNMGSNSQMIPQKMREAGAGPEEMLKLRPGGSDMLPAQQKMVPLPFGEHPQQEYGMGPRPFLPMSQGPGSNSGLRNLREPVGPDQRTNSRLSHMPPLPLNPSSNPTSLNTAPPVQRGLGRKPLDISVAGSQVHSPGINPLKSPTMHQVQSPMLGSPSGNLKSPQTPSQLAGMLAGPAAAASIKSPPVLGSAAASPVHLKSPSLPAPSPGWTSSPKPPLQSPGIPPNHKAPLTMASPAMLGNVESGGPPPPTASQPASVNIPGSLPSSTPYTMPPEPTLSQNPLSIMMSRMSKFAMPSSTPLYHDAIKTVASSDDDSPPARSPNLPSMNNMPGPNPVVPMPTLSPMGMTQPLSHSNQMPSPNAMGPNIPPHGVPMGPGLMSHNPIMGHGSQEPPMVPQGRMGFPQGFPPVQSPPQQVPFPHNGPSGGQGSFPGGMGFPGEGPLGRPGNLPQSSADAALCKPGGPGGPDSFTVLGNSMPSVFTDPDLQEVIRPGATGIPEFDLSRIIPSEKPSQTLQYFPRGEVPGRKQPQGPGPGFSHMQGMMGEQAPRMGLALPGMGGPGPVGTPDIPLGTAPSMPGHNPMRPPAFLQQGMMGPHHRMMSPAQSTMPGQPTLMSNPAAAVGMIPGKDRGPAGLYTHPGPVGSPGMMMSMQGMMGPQQNIMIPPQMRPRGMAADVGMGGFSQGPGNPGNMMF is encoded by the exons ATGCATTCCAGTAACCCTAAAGTGAGGAACTCTCCATCAGGAAACACACAGAG taGCCCTAAGTCAAAGCAGGAGGTGATGGTCCGTCCCCCTACAGTGATGTCCCCATCTGGAAACCCCCAGCTGGATTCCAAATTCTCCAATCAGG aatgTAATTCTGCTGACCACATAAAGTCCCAGGATTCCCAGCACACACCACACTCGATGACCCCATCAAATGCTACAGCCCCCAGGTCTTCCACCCCCTCCCATGGCCAAACTACTGCCCCAGAGCCCACACCTGCTCAGAAGACTCCAGCCAAAGTGGTGTATGTGTTTTCTACTGAGATGGCCAATAA AGCTGCAGAAGCTGTTTTGAAGGGCCAGGTTGAAACTATCGTCTCTTTCCACATCCAGAACGTTTCTAACAGCAAGACAGAGAGAAGCACAGCCCCTCTG AACACACAGATATCTGCCCTTCGGAATGATCCGAAACCTCTCCCACAACAGCCCCCAGCTCCAGCCAACCAGGACCAGAATTCTTCCCAGAATACCAGACTGCAGCCAACTCCACCCATTCCGGCACCAGCACCCAAGCCTGCCGCACCCCCACGTCCCCTGGACCGGGAGAGTCCTGGGGTAGAAAACAAACTGATTCCTTCTGTAGGAAGTCCTGCCAGCTCCACTCCACTGCCCCCAGATGGTACTGGGCCCAACTCAACGCCCAACAATCGGGCAGTGACCCCCGTCTCCCAGGGGAGCAATAGCTCTTCAGCAGATCCCAAAGCCCCTCCGCCTCCACCAGTGTCCAGTGGTGAGCCCCCCACACTGGGAGAGAATCCCGATGGCCTATCTCAGGAGCAGCTGGAGCACCGGGAGCGCTCCTTACAAACTCTCAGAGATATCCAGCGCATGCTTTTTCCTGATGAGAAAGAATTCACAGGAGCACAAAGTGGGGGACCCCAGCAGAATCCTGGGGTATTAGATGGGCCTCAGAAAAAACCAGAAGGGCCAATACAGGCCATGATGGCCCAATCCCAAAGCCTAGGTAAGGGACCTGGGCCCCGGACAGACGTGGGAGCTCCATTTGGCCCTCAAGGACATAGAGATGTGCCCTTTTCTCCAGATGAAATGGTTCCACCTTCTATGAACTCGCAGTCTGGGACCATAGGACCCGACCACCTCGACCATATGACTCCCGAGCAGATAGCGTGGCTGAAACTGCAGCAGGAGTTTTatgaagagaagaggaggaagcaggaaCAAGTGGTTGTCCAGCAATGTTCCCTCCAGGATATGATGGTCCATCAGCACGGGCCTCGGGGAGTGGTCCGAGGGCCCCCCCCTCCATACCAGATGACCCCTAGTGAAGGCTGGGCACCTGGGGGTGCAGAGCCATTTTCTGATGGTATCAACATGCCACATTCTCTGCCCCCGAGGGGCATGGCTCCCCACCCTAACATGCCAGGGAGCCAGATGCGCCTCCCTGGATTTGCAGGCATGATAAACTCTGAAATGGAAGGGCCAAATGTCCCCAACCCTGCATCTAGACCAGGTCTTTCTGGAGTCAGTTGGCCAGATGATGTGCCAAAAATCCCAGATGGTCGAAATTTTCCTCCTGGCCAGGGCGTCTTCAGCGGTCCCGGCCGAGGGGAACGCTTCCCAAACCCCCAAGGATTGTCTGAAGAGATGTTTCAGCAGCAGCTGGCAGAGAAACAGCTGGGTCTCCCCCCAGGGATGGCCATGGAAGGCATCAGGCCCAGCATGGAGATGAACAGGATGATTCCAGGCTCCCAGCGCCACATGGAGCCTGGGAATAACCCCATTTTCCCTCGAATACCAGTTGAGGGCCCTCTGAGTCCTTCTAGGGGTGACTTTCCAAAAGGAATGCCCCCACAGATGGGCCCTGGTCGGGAACTTGAGTTTGGGATGGTTCCTAGTGGGATGAAGGGAGATGTCAATCTAAATGTCAACATGGGATCCAACTCTCAGATGATACCTCAGAAGATGAGAGAGGCTGGGGCGGGCCCTGAGGAGATGCTGAAATTACGCCCAGGTGGCTCAGACATGCTGCCTGCTCAGCagaagatggtgccactgccatTTGGTGAGCACCCCCAGCAGGAGTATGGCATGGGTCCCAGACCATTCCTTCCCATGTCTCAGGGTCCAGGCAGCAACAGTGGCTTGCGGAATCTCAGAGAACCAGTTGGGCCCGACCAAAGGACTAACAGCCGGCTCAGTCATATGCCACCACTACCTCTCAACCCTTCCAGTAACCCCACCAGCCTCAACACAGCTCCTCCAGTTCAGCGCGGCCTGGGGCGGAAGCCCCTGGATATATCTGTGGCAGGCAGCCAGGTGCATTCCCCAGGCATTAACCCTCTGAAGTCTCCCACGATGCACCAAGTCCAGTCACCAATGCTGGGCTCGCCCTCGGGGAACCTCAAGTCGCCCCAGACTCCATCGCAGCTGGCAGGCATGCTGGCGGgcccagctgctgctgcttccaTTAAGTCCCCCCCTGTTTTGGGGTCTGCTGCTGCTTCACCTGTCCACCTCAAGTCTCCATCACTTCCTGCCCCATCACCTGGATGGACCTCTTCTCCAAAACCTCCCCTTCAGAGTCCTGGGATCCCTCCAAACCATAAAGCACCGCTCAccatggcctccccagccatgctgggaaatgtagagtcAG GTGGCCCCCCACCTCctacagccagccagcctgcctctgtGAATATCCCTGGAAGTCTTCCCTCTAGTACACCTTATACCATGCCTCCAGAGCCAACCCTTTCCCAGAACCCACTCTCTATTATGATGTCTCGAATGTCCAAGTTTGCAATGCCCAGTTCCACCCCGTTATACCATGATGCCATCAAGACTGTGGCCAGCTCAGATGACGACTCCCCTCCAGCTCGTTCTCCCAACTTGCCATCAATGAATAATATGCCAG GTCCAAACCCCGTGGTTCCGATGCCAACCCTCAGCCCAATGGGAATGACCCAGCCACTTTCTCACTCCAATCAGATGCCCTCTCCAAATGCCATGGGACCCAACATACCTCCTCATGGGGTCCCAATGGGGCCTGGCTTGATGTCACACAATCCTATCATGGGGCATGGGTCCCAGGAGCCACCGATGGTACCTCAAGGACGGATGGGCTTCCCCCAGGGCTTCCCTCCAGTACAGTCTCCCCCACAGCAGGTTCCATTCCCTCACAATGGCCCCAGTGGGGGGCAGGGCAGCTTCCCAGGAGGGATGGGTTTCCCAGGAGAAGGCCCCCTTGGCCGTCCCGGCAACCTGCCCCAAAGTTCAGCAGATGCAGCACTTTGCAAGCCTGGAGGCCCTGGGGGTCCTGACTCCTTCACTGTCCTGGGGAACAGCATGCCTTCAGTGTTTACAGACCCAGATCTGCAGGAGGTCATCCGACCTGGAGCTACCGGAATTCCTGAGTTTGATCTGTCCCGCATTATTCCATCTGAGAAGCCCAGCCAGACGCTGCAATATTTCCCTCGAGGGGAAGTTCCAGGCCGTAAACAGCCCCAGGGTCCTGGACCTGGGTTTTCACACATGCAGGGGATGATGGGCGAACAAGCCCCCAGAATGGGACTAGCATTACCTGGCATGGGAGGTCCAGGGCCAGTGGGAACTCCGGACATCCCTCTTGGTACAGCTCCATCCATGCCAGGCCACAACCCCATGAGACCACCAGCCTTTCTCCAACAAGGCATGATGGGACCTCACCATCGGATGATGTCACCAGCACAATCTACAATGCCCGGCCAGCCCACCCTGATGAGCAATCCAGCCGCTGCCGTGGGCATGATTCCTGGCAAGGATCGGGGGCCTGCCGGGCTCTACACCCACCCTGGGCCTGTGGGCTCTCCAGGCATGATGATGTCCATGCAGGGCATGATGGGACCCCAACAGAACATCATGATCCCTCCGCAGATGAGGCCCCGGGGCATGGCTGCTGACGTGGGCATGGGTGGATTTAGCCAAGGACCTGGCAACCCAGGAAACATgatgttttaa
- the BCL9 gene encoding B-cell CLL/lymphoma 9 protein isoform X3, with translation MHSSNPKVRNSPSGNTQSSPKSKQEVMVRPPTVMSPSGNPQLDSKFSNQECNSADHIKSQDSQHTPHSMTPSNATAPRSSTPSHGQTTAPEPTPAQKTPAKVVYVFSTEMANKAAEAVLKGQVETIVSFHIQNVSNSKTERSTAPLNTQISALRNDPKPLPQQPPAPANQDQNSSQNTRLQPTPPIPAPAPKPAAPPRPLDRESPGVENKLIPSVGSPASSTPLPPDGTGPNSTPNNRAVTPVSQGSNSSSADPKAPPPPPVSSGEPPTLGENPDGLSQEQLEHRERSLQTLRDIQRMLFPDEKEFTGAQSGGPQQNPGVLDGPQKKPEGPIQAMMAQSQSLGKGPGPRTDVGAPFGPQGHRDVPFSPDEMVPPSMNSQSGTIGPDHLDHMTPEQIAWLKLQQEFYEEKRRKQEQVVVQQCSLQDMMVHQHGPRGVVRGPPPPYQMTPSEGWAPGGAEPFSDGINMPHSLPPRGMAPHPNMPGSQMRLPGFAGMINSEMEGPNVPNPASRPGLSGVSWPDDVPKIPDGRNFPPGQGVFSGPGRGERFPNPQGLSEEMFQQQLAEKQLGLPPGMAMEGIRPSMEMNRMIPGSQRHMEPGNNPIFPRIPVEGPLSPSRGDFPKGMPPQMGPGRELEFGMVPSGMKGDVNLNVNMGSNSQMIPQKMREAGAGPEEMLKLRPGGSDMLPAQQKMVPLPFGEHPQQEYGMGPRPFLPMSQGPGSNSGLRNLREPVGPDQRTNSRLSHMPPLPLNPSSNPTSLNTAPPVQRGLGRKPLDISVAGSQVHSPGINPLKSPTMHQVQSPMLGSPSGNLKSPQTPSQLAGMLAGPAAAASIKSPPVLGSAAASPVHLKSPSLPAPSPGWTSSPKPPLQSPGIPPNHKAPLTMASPAMLGNVESGGPPPPTASQPASVNIPGSLPSSTPYTMPPEPTLSQNPLSIMMSRMSKFAMPSSTPLYHDAIKTVASSDDDSPPARSPNLPSMNNMPGMGINTQNPRISGPNPVVPMPTLSPMGMTQPLSHSNQMPSPNAMGPNIPPHGVPMGPGLMSHNPIMGHGSQEPPMVPQGRMGFPQGFPPVQSPPQQVPFPHNGPSGGQGSFPGGMGFPGEGPLGRPGNLPQSSADAALCKPGGPGGPDSFTVLGNSMPSVFTDPDLQEVIRPGATGIPEFDLSRIIPSEKPSQTLQYFPRGEVPGRKQPQGPGPGFSHMQGMMGEQAPRMGLALPGMGGPGPVGTPDIPLGTAPSMPGHNPMRPPAFLQQGMMGPHHRMMSPAQSTMPGQPTLMSNPAAAVGMIPGKDRGPAGLYTHPGPVGSPGMMMSMQGMMGPQQNIMIPPQMRPRGMAADVGMGGFSQGPGNPGNMMF, from the exons ATGCATTCCAGTAACCCTAAAGTGAGGAACTCTCCATCAGGAAACACACAGAG taGCCCTAAGTCAAAGCAGGAGGTGATGGTCCGTCCCCCTACAGTGATGTCCCCATCTGGAAACCCCCAGCTGGATTCCAAATTCTCCAATCAGG aatgTAATTCTGCTGACCACATAAAGTCCCAGGATTCCCAGCACACACCACACTCGATGACCCCATCAAATGCTACAGCCCCCAGGTCTTCCACCCCCTCCCATGGCCAAACTACTGCCCCAGAGCCCACACCTGCTCAGAAGACTCCAGCCAAAGTGGTGTATGTGTTTTCTACTGAGATGGCCAATAA AGCTGCAGAAGCTGTTTTGAAGGGCCAGGTTGAAACTATCGTCTCTTTCCACATCCAGAACGTTTCTAACAGCAAGACAGAGAGAAGCACAGCCCCTCTG AACACACAGATATCTGCCCTTCGGAATGATCCGAAACCTCTCCCACAACAGCCCCCAGCTCCAGCCAACCAGGACCAGAATTCTTCCCAGAATACCAGACTGCAGCCAACTCCACCCATTCCGGCACCAGCACCCAAGCCTGCCGCACCCCCACGTCCCCTGGACCGGGAGAGTCCTGGGGTAGAAAACAAACTGATTCCTTCTGTAGGAAGTCCTGCCAGCTCCACTCCACTGCCCCCAGATGGTACTGGGCCCAACTCAACGCCCAACAATCGGGCAGTGACCCCCGTCTCCCAGGGGAGCAATAGCTCTTCAGCAGATCCCAAAGCCCCTCCGCCTCCACCAGTGTCCAGTGGTGAGCCCCCCACACTGGGAGAGAATCCCGATGGCCTATCTCAGGAGCAGCTGGAGCACCGGGAGCGCTCCTTACAAACTCTCAGAGATATCCAGCGCATGCTTTTTCCTGATGAGAAAGAATTCACAGGAGCACAAAGTGGGGGACCCCAGCAGAATCCTGGGGTATTAGATGGGCCTCAGAAAAAACCAGAAGGGCCAATACAGGCCATGATGGCCCAATCCCAAAGCCTAGGTAAGGGACCTGGGCCCCGGACAGACGTGGGAGCTCCATTTGGCCCTCAAGGACATAGAGATGTGCCCTTTTCTCCAGATGAAATGGTTCCACCTTCTATGAACTCGCAGTCTGGGACCATAGGACCCGACCACCTCGACCATATGACTCCCGAGCAGATAGCGTGGCTGAAACTGCAGCAGGAGTTTTatgaagagaagaggaggaagcaggaaCAAGTGGTTGTCCAGCAATGTTCCCTCCAGGATATGATGGTCCATCAGCACGGGCCTCGGGGAGTGGTCCGAGGGCCCCCCCCTCCATACCAGATGACCCCTAGTGAAGGCTGGGCACCTGGGGGTGCAGAGCCATTTTCTGATGGTATCAACATGCCACATTCTCTGCCCCCGAGGGGCATGGCTCCCCACCCTAACATGCCAGGGAGCCAGATGCGCCTCCCTGGATTTGCAGGCATGATAAACTCTGAAATGGAAGGGCCAAATGTCCCCAACCCTGCATCTAGACCAGGTCTTTCTGGAGTCAGTTGGCCAGATGATGTGCCAAAAATCCCAGATGGTCGAAATTTTCCTCCTGGCCAGGGCGTCTTCAGCGGTCCCGGCCGAGGGGAACGCTTCCCAAACCCCCAAGGATTGTCTGAAGAGATGTTTCAGCAGCAGCTGGCAGAGAAACAGCTGGGTCTCCCCCCAGGGATGGCCATGGAAGGCATCAGGCCCAGCATGGAGATGAACAGGATGATTCCAGGCTCCCAGCGCCACATGGAGCCTGGGAATAACCCCATTTTCCCTCGAATACCAGTTGAGGGCCCTCTGAGTCCTTCTAGGGGTGACTTTCCAAAAGGAATGCCCCCACAGATGGGCCCTGGTCGGGAACTTGAGTTTGGGATGGTTCCTAGTGGGATGAAGGGAGATGTCAATCTAAATGTCAACATGGGATCCAACTCTCAGATGATACCTCAGAAGATGAGAGAGGCTGGGGCGGGCCCTGAGGAGATGCTGAAATTACGCCCAGGTGGCTCAGACATGCTGCCTGCTCAGCagaagatggtgccactgccatTTGGTGAGCACCCCCAGCAGGAGTATGGCATGGGTCCCAGACCATTCCTTCCCATGTCTCAGGGTCCAGGCAGCAACAGTGGCTTGCGGAATCTCAGAGAACCAGTTGGGCCCGACCAAAGGACTAACAGCCGGCTCAGTCATATGCCACCACTACCTCTCAACCCTTCCAGTAACCCCACCAGCCTCAACACAGCTCCTCCAGTTCAGCGCGGCCTGGGGCGGAAGCCCCTGGATATATCTGTGGCAGGCAGCCAGGTGCATTCCCCAGGCATTAACCCTCTGAAGTCTCCCACGATGCACCAAGTCCAGTCACCAATGCTGGGCTCGCCCTCGGGGAACCTCAAGTCGCCCCAGACTCCATCGCAGCTGGCAGGCATGCTGGCGGgcccagctgctgctgcttccaTTAAGTCCCCCCCTGTTTTGGGGTCTGCTGCTGCTTCACCTGTCCACCTCAAGTCTCCATCACTTCCTGCCCCATCACCTGGATGGACCTCTTCTCCAAAACCTCCCCTTCAGAGTCCTGGGATCCCTCCAAACCATAAAGCACCGCTCAccatggcctccccagccatgctgggaaatgtagagtcAG GTGGCCCCCCACCTCctacagccagccagcctgcctctgtGAATATCCCTGGAAGTCTTCCCTCTAGTACACCTTATACCATGCCTCCAGAGCCAACCCTTTCCCAGAACCCACTCTCTATTATGATGTCTCGAATGTCCAAGTTTGCAATGCCCAGTTCCACCCCGTTATACCATGATGCCATCAAGACTGTGGCCAGCTCAGATGACGACTCCCCTCCAGCTCGTTCTCCCAACTTGCCATCAATGAATAATATGCCAG gaatGGGCATTAATACACAGAATCCTCGAATTTCAGGTCCAAACCCCGTGGTTCCGATGCCAACCCTCAGCCCAATGGGAATGACCCAGCCACTTTCTCACTCCAATCAGATGCCCTCTCCAAATGCCATGGGACCCAACATACCTCCTCATGGGGTCCCAATGGGGCCTGGCTTGATGTCACACAATCCTATCATGGGGCATGGGTCCCAGGAGCCACCGATGGTACCTCAAGGACGGATGGGCTTCCCCCAGGGCTTCCCTCCAGTACAGTCTCCCCCACAGCAGGTTCCATTCCCTCACAATGGCCCCAGTGGGGGGCAGGGCAGCTTCCCAGGAGGGATGGGTTTCCCAGGAGAAGGCCCCCTTGGCCGTCCCGGCAACCTGCCCCAAAGTTCAGCAGATGCAGCACTTTGCAAGCCTGGAGGCCCTGGGGGTCCTGACTCCTTCACTGTCCTGGGGAACAGCATGCCTTCAGTGTTTACAGACCCAGATCTGCAGGAGGTCATCCGACCTGGAGCTACCGGAATTCCTGAGTTTGATCTGTCCCGCATTATTCCATCTGAGAAGCCCAGCCAGACGCTGCAATATTTCCCTCGAGGGGAAGTTCCAGGCCGTAAACAGCCCCAGGGTCCTGGACCTGGGTTTTCACACATGCAGGGGATGATGGGCGAACAAGCCCCCAGAATGGGACTAGCATTACCTGGCATGGGAGGTCCAGGGCCAGTGGGAACTCCGGACATCCCTCTTGGTACAGCTCCATCCATGCCAGGCCACAACCCCATGAGACCACCAGCCTTTCTCCAACAAGGCATGATGGGACCTCACCATCGGATGATGTCACCAGCACAATCTACAATGCCCGGCCAGCCCACCCTGATGAGCAATCCAGCCGCTGCCGTGGGCATGATTCCTGGCAAGGATCGGGGGCCTGCCGGGCTCTACACCCACCCTGGGCCTGTGGGCTCTCCAGGCATGATGATGTCCATGCAGGGCATGATGGGACCCCAACAGAACATCATGATCCCTCCGCAGATGAGGCCCCGGGGCATGGCTGCTGACGTGGGCATGGGTGGATTTAGCCAAGGACCTGGCAACCCAGGAAACATgatgttttaa